Proteins encoded within one genomic window of Pieris rapae chromosome 1, ilPieRapa1.1, whole genome shotgun sequence:
- the LOC110994861 gene encoding N-alpha-acetyltransferase 35, NatC auxiliary subunit isoform X1, whose translation MADNDDYYYGEGIMDPLGAAPEVTYNWVDITKDFFENIKDLELGELLHDGHLFGLFEAMSAIEMMDPKMDAGMACNRGNPKPLNFQRAVESGKLKIDDLEPSELIGIIDATMACVVSWLEGHSLAQTVFTNLYLHQPHLIKNKPLKAYCIAVYKLLDCIRDCINKAQVFEEEDFLPMSYGYRLGSSPQYGNYDTSLDLSEQKFIAMLREQEEELNKKAKISDSEMAEAWAGLAARIRFTRMFYQALQLITKRDGVSGADCVALLNGCSEMMKVIIRTSGKGTQPVENSDAPNPMGFEPMMNQRLLPPTFPRYTRIKARPEALQYFDEMVTRLRHAWKITSCTNFHTALDFFMEFSRQRACILSRSALQLLYISPSPVAMTTMGPGPAHRVFMDILRDSIKSFVNPPALAKLPPGTTPPAREFIDKFLSRCVRPFAAFLQVCGHNRARQRDKLAMLLDEFAGLEEEAESVDAVISATMGTPARACFGTWVLYHVLRVMIAYLLSGLELELYSVHEYHYIFWYLYEFLYGWLVSALGRAEALNGEAKRSEKKSGSRKLKKRARPSAREGLMCQVLQSMCGGYYKALVAFKLQGKIRQPQCEFDNEAVRYKHRFAPLAVLTPPQVHYHEFCEMTRPLQYENPIILYLGGCKHFQQARNLLETITTPDQEVLDLLKVAKTNFIVLKLLADGHKSDSSTPPDFDFSVHRHFPIIKLV comes from the exons ATGGCAGATAATGATGATTATTATTACGGTGAAGG GATTATGGATCCACTGGGAGCAGCCCCGGAGGTAACCTATAATTGGGTTGATATAactaaagatttttttgaaaatattaaag ATCTAGAGCTAGGAGAACTGTTGCATGATGGACATTTGTTTGGCTTGTTTGAAGCTATGTCTGCCATTGAGATGATGGATCCTAAAATGGATGCAGGGATGGCATGCAATAGAGGCAATCCAAAACCCCTCAATTTTCAACGGGCTGTTGAg agtggaaaattaaaaatagatgatTTAGAACCAAGTGAACTGATTGGCATAATAGATGCTACAATGGCATGTGTAGTGTCCTGGCTTGAAGGACATTCATTAGCTCAGACTGTATTCACAAATCTCTACTTACACCAgcctcatttaataaaaaataaacctttgAAGGCTTACTGCATTGCTGTGTATAAATTGCTGGATTGTATAAGGGattgtattaataa agCACAAGTTTTTGAAGAAGAAGATTTTCTGCCAATGAGCTACGGATATAGACTAGGCTCCAGCCCTCAATATGGTAATTATGACACAAGTCTAGATCTGTctgaacaaaaatttattgccATGTTAAGGGAACAAGAAGAGGAGCTGAATAAAAAGGCTAAGATTTCAGATAGTGAG atGGCAGAAGCCTGGGCGGGTTTAGCAGCTCGGATAAGATTTACTCGAATGTTTTATCAAGCATTGCAACTTATCACAAAGAGAGATGGAGTATCTGGAGCTGATTGTGTAGCACTGCTAAATGGTTGCTCTGAGATGATGAAGGTCATCATCAGAACTTCTGGGAAGGGGACACAGCCTGTTGAGAACT ctGATGCACCAAACCCAATGGGCTTCGAGCCAATGATGAATCAGCGTCTATTACCCCCGACATTTCCGCGGTACACACGTATAAAGGCTAGGCCAGAAGCCCTGCAGTACTTCGATGAGATGGTTACTCGTCTAAGACATGCCTGGAAGATTACATCATGCACCAATTTTCACACAGCACTG GATTTCTTTATGGAGTTCAGCAGACAGCGCGCCTGTATCCTGTCCCGGTCGGCGTTACAGCTTCTGTACATAAGCCCGTCCCCTGTCGCTATGACCACTATGGGCCCCGGTCCAGCTCACCGTGTCTTCATGGACATCCTCAGAGATTCTATCAAGAGCTTTGTCAATCCACCGGCGTTGGCCAAACTGCCTCCAGGAACTACTCCTCCT gcTCGTGAATTCATAGACAAATTCCTTTCTCGTTGTGTCCGTCCGTTCGCGGCGTTTCTTCAGGTTTGCGGGCACAACCGGGCGAGGCAGCGGGATAAACTAGCGATGCTGCTTGATGAATTCGCTGGTTTGGAAGAAGAG GCGGAAAGCGTGGACGCAGTAATAAGCGCGACTATGGGTACGCCGGCGCGAGCGTGTTTTGGTACGTGGGTGCTATACCACGTACTACGAGTTATGATCGCATATCTGCTATCCGGACTGGAATTGGAATTGTACAGTGTACACGAGtaccattatatattttg gTATTTATATGAGTTTCTGTATGGTTGGCTTGTCTCTGCTTTGGGGCGGGCGGAAGCCCTTAACGGGGAAGCAAAGCGTTCGGAGAAAAAAAGTGGTTCACGGAAGCTGAAGAAGAGAGCTCGACCCTCAGCAAGAGAGGGACTTATGTGTCAAGTACTACAGAGTATGTGTGGGGGATACTATAAG GCGTTGGTAGCCTTCAAGCTCCAAGGCAAGATTCGTCAGCCGCAGTGCGAGTTCGACAACGAGGCAGTGCGGTACAAGCACCGCTTCGCGCCTCTTGCAGTACTGACGCCGCCGCAAGTTCATTATCATGAGTTTTGCGAAATGACACGGCCTTTGCa ATACGAAAAcccaataatattatacctgGGCGGCTGCAAACATTTTCAACAAGCTAGAAATCTATTGGAGACCATCACAACACCAGACCAAGAG gTACTAGATCTACTGAAGGTGGCAAAAACGAATTTCATAGTATTGAAGTTGCTGGCTGATGGCCACAAGAGCGATTCCAGTACTCCACCAGACTTTGATTTTTCCGTACATAGACATTTtcctataattaaattagtttaa
- the LOC110994861 gene encoding N-alpha-acetyltransferase 35, NatC auxiliary subunit isoform X2, translating into MDPLGAAPEVTYNWVDITKDFFENIKDLELGELLHDGHLFGLFEAMSAIEMMDPKMDAGMACNRGNPKPLNFQRAVESGKLKIDDLEPSELIGIIDATMACVVSWLEGHSLAQTVFTNLYLHQPHLIKNKPLKAYCIAVYKLLDCIRDCINKAQVFEEEDFLPMSYGYRLGSSPQYGNYDTSLDLSEQKFIAMLREQEEELNKKAKISDSEMAEAWAGLAARIRFTRMFYQALQLITKRDGVSGADCVALLNGCSEMMKVIIRTSGKGTQPVENSDAPNPMGFEPMMNQRLLPPTFPRYTRIKARPEALQYFDEMVTRLRHAWKITSCTNFHTALDFFMEFSRQRACILSRSALQLLYISPSPVAMTTMGPGPAHRVFMDILRDSIKSFVNPPALAKLPPGTTPPAREFIDKFLSRCVRPFAAFLQVCGHNRARQRDKLAMLLDEFAGLEEEAESVDAVISATMGTPARACFGTWVLYHVLRVMIAYLLSGLELELYSVHEYHYIFWYLYEFLYGWLVSALGRAEALNGEAKRSEKKSGSRKLKKRARPSAREGLMCQVLQSMCGGYYKALVAFKLQGKIRQPQCEFDNEAVRYKHRFAPLAVLTPPQVHYHEFCEMTRPLQYENPIILYLGGCKHFQQARNLLETITTPDQEVLDLLKVAKTNFIVLKLLADGHKSDSSTPPDFDFSVHRHFPIIKLV; encoded by the exons ATGGATCCACTGGGAGCAGCCCCGGAGGTAACCTATAATTGGGTTGATATAactaaagatttttttgaaaatattaaag ATCTAGAGCTAGGAGAACTGTTGCATGATGGACATTTGTTTGGCTTGTTTGAAGCTATGTCTGCCATTGAGATGATGGATCCTAAAATGGATGCAGGGATGGCATGCAATAGAGGCAATCCAAAACCCCTCAATTTTCAACGGGCTGTTGAg agtggaaaattaaaaatagatgatTTAGAACCAAGTGAACTGATTGGCATAATAGATGCTACAATGGCATGTGTAGTGTCCTGGCTTGAAGGACATTCATTAGCTCAGACTGTATTCACAAATCTCTACTTACACCAgcctcatttaataaaaaataaacctttgAAGGCTTACTGCATTGCTGTGTATAAATTGCTGGATTGTATAAGGGattgtattaataa agCACAAGTTTTTGAAGAAGAAGATTTTCTGCCAATGAGCTACGGATATAGACTAGGCTCCAGCCCTCAATATGGTAATTATGACACAAGTCTAGATCTGTctgaacaaaaatttattgccATGTTAAGGGAACAAGAAGAGGAGCTGAATAAAAAGGCTAAGATTTCAGATAGTGAG atGGCAGAAGCCTGGGCGGGTTTAGCAGCTCGGATAAGATTTACTCGAATGTTTTATCAAGCATTGCAACTTATCACAAAGAGAGATGGAGTATCTGGAGCTGATTGTGTAGCACTGCTAAATGGTTGCTCTGAGATGATGAAGGTCATCATCAGAACTTCTGGGAAGGGGACACAGCCTGTTGAGAACT ctGATGCACCAAACCCAATGGGCTTCGAGCCAATGATGAATCAGCGTCTATTACCCCCGACATTTCCGCGGTACACACGTATAAAGGCTAGGCCAGAAGCCCTGCAGTACTTCGATGAGATGGTTACTCGTCTAAGACATGCCTGGAAGATTACATCATGCACCAATTTTCACACAGCACTG GATTTCTTTATGGAGTTCAGCAGACAGCGCGCCTGTATCCTGTCCCGGTCGGCGTTACAGCTTCTGTACATAAGCCCGTCCCCTGTCGCTATGACCACTATGGGCCCCGGTCCAGCTCACCGTGTCTTCATGGACATCCTCAGAGATTCTATCAAGAGCTTTGTCAATCCACCGGCGTTGGCCAAACTGCCTCCAGGAACTACTCCTCCT gcTCGTGAATTCATAGACAAATTCCTTTCTCGTTGTGTCCGTCCGTTCGCGGCGTTTCTTCAGGTTTGCGGGCACAACCGGGCGAGGCAGCGGGATAAACTAGCGATGCTGCTTGATGAATTCGCTGGTTTGGAAGAAGAG GCGGAAAGCGTGGACGCAGTAATAAGCGCGACTATGGGTACGCCGGCGCGAGCGTGTTTTGGTACGTGGGTGCTATACCACGTACTACGAGTTATGATCGCATATCTGCTATCCGGACTGGAATTGGAATTGTACAGTGTACACGAGtaccattatatattttg gTATTTATATGAGTTTCTGTATGGTTGGCTTGTCTCTGCTTTGGGGCGGGCGGAAGCCCTTAACGGGGAAGCAAAGCGTTCGGAGAAAAAAAGTGGTTCACGGAAGCTGAAGAAGAGAGCTCGACCCTCAGCAAGAGAGGGACTTATGTGTCAAGTACTACAGAGTATGTGTGGGGGATACTATAAG GCGTTGGTAGCCTTCAAGCTCCAAGGCAAGATTCGTCAGCCGCAGTGCGAGTTCGACAACGAGGCAGTGCGGTACAAGCACCGCTTCGCGCCTCTTGCAGTACTGACGCCGCCGCAAGTTCATTATCATGAGTTTTGCGAAATGACACGGCCTTTGCa ATACGAAAAcccaataatattatacctgGGCGGCTGCAAACATTTTCAACAAGCTAGAAATCTATTGGAGACCATCACAACACCAGACCAAGAG gTACTAGATCTACTGAAGGTGGCAAAAACGAATTTCATAGTATTGAAGTTGCTGGCTGATGGCCACAAGAGCGATTCCAGTACTCCACCAGACTTTGATTTTTCCGTACATAGACATTTtcctataattaaattagtttaa
- the LOC110994876 gene encoding uncharacterized protein LOC110994876 isoform X1, whose product MVDEESGCHLRKRRFAGTPNLALNLEVGYQVNEGSSGLGTPSPGYSKAAPTPTSAQLRREFRNKQQSLDIPIEDCEEIEIVIESDEDGDKEEENASAVIKVDRPVTPTPVQDFGASVVYTEGKMHKRSSLDNECYSRTVITKGPQPMDFLNVNAIEHDCYTDVSDADSDEEEN is encoded by the exons ATGGTCGACGAAGAATCAGGCTGTCATCTGCGTAAGCGGCGTTTCGCTGGTACCCCGAACTTGGCCTTGAACCTTGAAGTTGGGTATCAGGTTAATGAAGGGTCTAGTGGACTCGGTACCCCTTCACCAGGTTACAGTAAAGCAGCACCAACACCAACGTCAGCGCAGCTACGTCGGGAGTTTAGGAATAAGCAACAATCCCTCGATATCCCA atagaAGACTGTGAAGAGATAGAAATAGTTATAGAGAGTGACGAAGATGGTGATAAAGAAGAGGAAAACGCATCTGCCGTCATCAAAGTTGATCGTCCTGTTACACCAACACCTGTACAGGACTTTGGGGCTAGTGTTGTATACACCGAAG GTAAAATGCACAAAAGGAGTTCACTGGATAATGAGTGCTATTCACGGACGGTTATAACAAAAG GACCACAACCGATGGACTTCCTCAACGTAAATGCGATAGAACACGATTGCTACACTGATGTATCGGATGCTGACTCAGATGAAGAAGAGAACTag
- the LOC110994876 gene encoding uncharacterized protein LOC110994876 isoform X2: MVDEESGCHLRKRRFAGTPNLALNLEVGYQVNEGSSGLGTPSPGYSKAAPTPTSAQLRREFRNKQQSLDIPIEDCEEIEIVIESDEDGDKEEENASAVIKVDRPVTPTPVQDFGASVVYTEGPQPMDFLNVNAIEHDCYTDVSDADSDEEEN; the protein is encoded by the exons ATGGTCGACGAAGAATCAGGCTGTCATCTGCGTAAGCGGCGTTTCGCTGGTACCCCGAACTTGGCCTTGAACCTTGAAGTTGGGTATCAGGTTAATGAAGGGTCTAGTGGACTCGGTACCCCTTCACCAGGTTACAGTAAAGCAGCACCAACACCAACGTCAGCGCAGCTACGTCGGGAGTTTAGGAATAAGCAACAATCCCTCGATATCCCA atagaAGACTGTGAAGAGATAGAAATAGTTATAGAGAGTGACGAAGATGGTGATAAAGAAGAGGAAAACGCATCTGCCGTCATCAAAGTTGATCGTCCTGTTACACCAACACCTGTACAGGACTTTGGGGCTAGTGTTGTATACACCGAAG GACCACAACCGATGGACTTCCTCAACGTAAATGCGATAGAACACGATTGCTACACTGATGTATCGGATGCTGACTCAGATGAAGAAGAGAACTag
- the LOC110994916 gene encoding general odorant-binding protein 56d: MDKFVFLCVVLLACSLEAHNVHLSKEQKEKVQQYTVECIKETGVKTELIEEAKKGQLSDDGGFKKFLFCFFQKTGMLTSDAKLNTEVALSKLPPGIDKAAASKLLDECKAKKGKDSADTAYEIFKCYYGGTKQHVIFA; this comes from the exons ATGGATAAATTCGTATTTTTATGTGTCGTACTCCTGGCTTGTAGTCTTGAAGCTCAT AACGTGCACTTATCAAaagaacaaaaagaaaaagtacaaCAGTACACCGTAGAATGTATCAAAGAAACTGGAGTTAAGACTGAGCTCATAGAAGAAGCGAAAAAGGGCCAATTGAGCGATGATGGGGGCTTCAAAAAATTCCTATTCTGCTTCTTTCAAAAAACCGGAATGCTCACATCTGATGCAAAACTTAATACGGAAGTAGCTTTATCAAAGCTCCCACCAGGAATAGACAAAGCTGCAGCTTCAAAATTGCTCGATGAATGTAAAGCGAAGAAGGGCAAAGACAGCGCAGACACAGCATATGAaatctttaaatgttattatggTGGTACAAAACAACACGTAATTTTTGCttag